One region of Bacillus zhangzhouensis genomic DNA includes:
- the mnhG gene encoding monovalent cation/H(+) antiporter subunit G: MIVIAKAIVIFFIMLGAILCLISAIGVLRLPDVYTRMHAASKASTLGVVLILAGVFFHEWFLAGIISAKILLGIVFIFLTAPVGAHLIGRAAYNTGVKLDKRSVQDDYGGFRNFVIKRKEDSYL, encoded by the coding sequence ATGATCGTCATCGCTAAAGCCATCGTGATTTTCTTTATCATGCTAGGCGCTATTCTCTGTTTGATTTCAGCCATTGGTGTCCTTCGCCTGCCAGATGTTTACACACGAATGCATGCTGCATCAAAAGCATCGACCCTTGGCGTTGTTCTGATATTAGCAGGTGTGTTTTTTCACGAATGGTTTCTTGCAGGCATTATCTCTGCAAAAATTCTTCTCGGCATCGTATTCATCTTCTTGACGGCACCAGTCGGCGCGCACTTAATCGGAAGAGCCGCCTACAATACTGGTGTTAAGCTCGACAAACGCAGTGTCCAAGATGATTATGGCGGTTTCCGTAACTTTGTCATTAAGCGAAAAGAAGATTCTTATTTATAA
- a CDS encoding hotdog fold thioesterase: MDVSGSNTLLEALGIEIVECNESRCVATMPVDHRTKQPFGLLHGGASAALAETVASMGAVAHLDLTQQICSGIEINANHLKSVRNGVVTATAVPVHVGRRTMVFQIDIKDDRDRHICTSRCTLAVIDRI; encoded by the coding sequence ATGGATGTGAGCGGATCAAATACACTGCTTGAGGCACTAGGCATTGAGATTGTAGAGTGCAATGAATCACGGTGCGTTGCAACAATGCCAGTCGATCACAGAACAAAACAGCCATTTGGGCTGCTGCACGGAGGAGCATCTGCTGCTCTAGCAGAAACAGTGGCGAGCATGGGGGCTGTTGCTCATTTAGACTTAACGCAGCAAATTTGCTCAGGTATTGAAATCAATGCCAATCATTTAAAATCTGTACGCAATGGAGTGGTGACAGCGACAGCTGTTCCTGTACATGTAGGACGGCGTACAATGGTATTTCAAATCGATATAAAAGATGATCGAGACCGGCACATCTGTACGTCAAGATGCACACTTGCTGTCATTGATCGCATATGA
- a CDS encoding response regulator transcription factor — translation MKKILVIDDHPAVMEGTKSILESDEQLSVDCLSPDAEAAFLKTHDFSIYDVILMDLNLGDINGMDIAKQILETNHHVKIIIYTGYEVDDYFEEAIRAGLHGAISKTETKDKILEYIHRTLQGEVVIQLSYLKKLISQQQEKPEQAQQTDHQLLTERECLILREVEKGYTNQEIADVLHLSKRSIEYSLTSIFNKLNVGSRTEAVLIAKSESVL, via the coding sequence ATGAAGAAGATATTGGTCATTGATGATCATCCGGCTGTCATGGAAGGGACAAAAAGCATATTAGAATCAGACGAGCAGCTATCAGTCGATTGTTTAAGTCCTGATGCAGAAGCCGCCTTTTTAAAGACGCATGACTTTTCCATCTATGATGTGATTTTAATGGATTTAAATCTCGGGGATATCAACGGAATGGACATTGCGAAACAAATTTTAGAAACCAACCATCATGTGAAAATTATCATTTATACAGGGTATGAAGTAGATGATTATTTTGAAGAGGCTATTCGGGCTGGATTACACGGTGCAATTAGTAAAACAGAGACGAAAGACAAAATTCTTGAATACATACACCGGACACTGCAAGGGGAAGTTGTCATTCAGCTGTCCTATTTAAAGAAATTAATTTCACAGCAGCAAGAAAAGCCAGAACAGGCGCAGCAGACTGACCATCAGCTTTTAACTGAACGGGAGTGTTTAATCCTTAGAGAAGTGGAAAAAGGATACACGAACCAGGAGATTGCAGATGTGCTTCATTTGAGCAAACGGTCAATTGAGTACAGTCTGACATCCATCTTTAATAAGCTGAATGTTGGATCTCGTACAGAAGCGGTGTTAATTGCCAAGTCTGAAAGTGTGCTGTAA
- a CDS encoding histidine kinase: MKLTYTKLSTFLVFLSFLFVIYISYIYVFDIFNGARVEKNEHGQTEVVDVEYLSLAYSSGLKEGDIILKINGQSNLIQDHMINGKLRNVQRIDIQRGNQIISLKNKTLIGRESLFIYLIPLLLYSICLFCIFFIIKINKEPQRKSAFLLILFLLSICVGYLSAGTSGIGDRFSHYVLLLCLSSVSILYIHFIYQYFKEFDVHLTNPKLIRCLYLIPIFNLAVHSGVSVSSELRKYVPSISLLFFFGTVLVALYSIVRGMKRYKKTAHGSVLKFFAIINVLSFSPFILFFVIPYVFFDKYLINPFILTSIVLLIPFSLVYQFMTNKLYNMDFLISRLRYYGFLAITPTILVVVTFYILQKPEDLKYTLKLALITYTLMLAVFYFKEILDFRFRLKRFSEKHNYQDSVFKFTQLIREASSLHQVLYHLKYTILEVLVVNKAFVLEVKADGQMIEIDESTNDSKLWKDYVDQFQNILGEVGKIIELDKGFMMKIGERGGHSFIICCLSNIQTPKLSLDEISWLKTLAFYTSVSLENVVKIEELMEHLDDLKQREANPAWLKKIMFAMEEKQRSDLARDLHDSVLQDLISLKRQSEMFLTNFQNNQCPTSIENSLISWNDQMSKVIQTTRETCHELRPQLLYDLGLVKAISKLTSQIQEEAPFHIRLNTTRFDKELDIDIDSQLNIYRIVQELLSNALKHSQATQVLVMLICIKDQVVLHYEDDGVGFDASHLDQHTMSMGLSGIRERVKALNGKLQILTAPEKGLKVKIEMEL, translated from the coding sequence ATGAAGCTTACCTATACAAAATTGTCCACATTTCTTGTGTTTTTGTCTTTTTTATTTGTGATCTATATTTCATATATCTATGTATTTGATATTTTTAATGGTGCACGTGTAGAAAAGAATGAACATGGTCAAACGGAAGTTGTTGATGTTGAATACCTTTCTTTAGCTTATTCGTCAGGGTTAAAAGAAGGAGATATTATCTTAAAAATAAACGGACAATCTAATTTAATTCAAGATCATATGATTAATGGTAAGCTTAGAAATGTACAAAGAATTGATATTCAAAGAGGAAACCAAATTATATCACTTAAAAATAAAACATTGATTGGTCGAGAAAGCTTATTTATCTATTTAATCCCTCTTCTTCTATATTCAATATGCTTATTCTGTATCTTTTTTATTATTAAAATCAACAAAGAGCCGCAACGAAAATCTGCATTTTTGTTAATTTTATTCTTATTGTCAATTTGTGTTGGATATCTGAGTGCAGGTACTTCAGGAATTGGTGATAGATTTAGCCATTATGTTCTCTTATTGTGTTTATCGAGCGTATCCATCTTATATATTCATTTTATCTATCAATACTTCAAAGAATTTGATGTGCACTTAACGAACCCAAAACTAATCAGGTGCTTATACTTGATACCTATTTTTAATCTTGCAGTACATAGTGGAGTTTCGGTGTCATCTGAATTGAGAAAATATGTTCCAAGCATCAGTTTGCTGTTTTTTTTCGGAACAGTTTTAGTAGCACTTTATTCAATAGTTAGAGGCATGAAGAGATATAAAAAAACAGCACATGGTTCAGTTTTAAAGTTTTTTGCTATTATAAATGTTTTGTCGTTCAGTCCATTTATTTTATTTTTCGTTATTCCCTATGTATTTTTTGATAAGTATTTGATTAATCCTTTTATCCTGACATCTATCGTTTTGTTAATTCCTTTTTCACTCGTGTACCAATTTATGACGAACAAACTTTACAATATGGATTTTCTAATTAGTAGACTGAGATACTATGGCTTTCTAGCCATCACACCAACCATTCTCGTTGTAGTCACGTTTTACATTTTGCAAAAACCAGAAGATTTGAAGTACACACTGAAGCTCGCATTAATCACTTATACTCTCATGCTGGCTGTTTTTTATTTCAAAGAAATTCTAGATTTTCGTTTTCGTCTGAAGCGTTTCTCAGAGAAGCATAATTACCAGGACAGTGTGTTTAAATTCACGCAGCTTATTCGTGAGGCGTCATCACTTCACCAAGTGTTATACCATTTGAAATACACTATTTTAGAAGTGCTTGTTGTGAATAAAGCCTTTGTGCTTGAGGTGAAGGCTGACGGACAAATGATTGAAATTGATGAATCGACAAATGATAGTAAGCTATGGAAAGATTACGTGGATCAATTTCAAAATATTTTAGGTGAAGTCGGGAAAATCATTGAGCTTGATAAAGGGTTTATGATGAAAATTGGCGAACGGGGCGGTCACTCGTTTATCATTTGCTGCTTATCCAATATACAGACACCGAAATTGTCGCTTGATGAGATTTCTTGGTTGAAAACATTGGCCTTTTATACAAGTGTTAGTTTAGAAAATGTCGTCAAGATTGAAGAATTGATGGAGCATCTTGACGATTTGAAACAGCGCGAGGCCAATCCTGCCTGGCTGAAGAAAATCATGTTTGCTATGGAAGAAAAGCAGCGTTCGGATTTAGCAAGAGATCTTCATGATTCCGTGCTGCAGGACTTGATATCGCTTAAAAGGCAGTCGGAGATGTTTTTAACGAATTTCCAAAACAACCAATGCCCGACATCTATTGAAAATTCGCTAATCTCATGGAACGATCAAATGTCTAAAGTGATTCAAACGACGAGGGAAACGTGTCATGAGCTTCGGCCCCAGCTGCTGTATGATTTAGGTTTAGTAAAGGCGATATCGAAACTGACTTCTCAAATTCAGGAGGAAGCACCGTTTCATATTAGGCTGAATACGACACGCTTTGATAAAGAGCTGGACATTGACATTGATTCACAGCTGAATATTTACCGAATTGTTCAGGAGCTGCTATCTAATGCCCTGAAGCACTCCCAAGCCACTCAAGTGTTAGTGATGCTGATTTGTATTAAAGATCAGGTTGTTCTTCACTATGAGGATGATGGAGTCGGTTTTGATGCAAGTCATCTTGATCAGCACACAATGAGCATGGGTCTATCGGGAATTAGAGAACGAGTCAAAGCGTTAAATGGCAAGCTTCAAATTCTCACAGCCCCGGAAAAAGGGCTCAAGGTGAAAATTGAAATGGAATTGTAA
- the comX gene encoding competence pheromone ComX: MNIQNVIAHLMKNPVVIDELKSGNASLIHADAQTTIAIIKGVEKGYMSAKYIWEY; this comes from the coding sequence ATGAACATTCAAAATGTTATTGCACATCTAATGAAGAACCCAGTTGTGATCGATGAATTGAAATCTGGAAATGCAAGTTTAATTCATGCAGACGCACAAACAACCATAGCCATTATAAAAGGTGTAGAAAAAGGATACATGAGTGCGAAATACATCTGGGAGTATTAA
- a CDS encoding polyprenyl synthetase family protein: MLNYLENTKIKQNMSDFIQHAVRQNDLQKLLLKFTDRKKDFPFGQLAYQHYEAFGGRDKQAITKLAAGIELLILSADILDDIEDQDNDSYPWMKVDQGVAINASTYLYTVSIEFITSICENNSQLVEKLFYFIKMSMEGQHEDLRHLHGTEEECVEVLRKKSGSLTAISSVLGVYLATGNINPTVESYSIYYGVAEQISNDFFALFSKSDGDFQKKQTLAFSYLQRGFNDASQELLSFFSNRLNESEQKPFQLKQKLLEAGLTQYMVSMREIMLLKIKRGIEQLDLPKTKKEQLYAFMTKEEKK, from the coding sequence ATGCTAAACTATCTAGAGAATACAAAAATCAAGCAGAATATGTCTGATTTTATTCAACATGCAGTCAGGCAGAATGATTTACAAAAGCTGCTTTTAAAATTTACAGATAGAAAAAAAGACTTTCCTTTTGGTCAATTGGCTTACCAGCATTATGAGGCATTTGGAGGACGAGACAAGCAAGCGATTACAAAACTGGCAGCAGGGATTGAACTTCTCATCTTATCTGCCGATATATTAGATGATATTGAAGATCAGGATAATGATTCGTATCCTTGGATGAAAGTCGACCAAGGAGTGGCCATCAATGCTTCTACGTATTTGTATACCGTGAGTATCGAATTCATCACATCAATATGTGAAAATAATTCTCAACTAGTAGAGAAACTGTTCTATTTCATCAAAATGTCAATGGAAGGGCAGCACGAGGATTTGCGTCATTTGCATGGAACAGAAGAAGAGTGTGTAGAGGTTTTAAGGAAAAAATCAGGATCTTTAACAGCTATTTCCAGCGTGCTGGGTGTTTATTTAGCGACAGGAAATATAAACCCCACTGTGGAATCTTATTCGATATATTATGGTGTTGCTGAACAGATCAGTAACGATTTTTTTGCGTTATTTTCAAAATCAGATGGAGATTTTCAAAAAAAACAAACGCTGGCATTCAGTTATTTACAAAGAGGTTTTAACGATGCCAGTCAAGAGCTTCTTTCCTTCTTTTCTAACCGGCTGAATGAGTCAGAGCAAAAGCCGTTTCAATTGAAGCAGAAGTTACTTGAAGCTGGTTTGACTCAGTACATGGTATCGATGAGAGAAATTATGCTGTTAAAAATAAAGCGAGGAATTGAACAACTTGACTTACCTAAAACAAAGAAGGAACAATTATATGCATTTATGACAAAGGAGGAAAAAAAATGA
- a CDS encoding Degradation enzyme regulation protein DegQ: MEKYEIEELKQLLWKLENEIRETTASLHNINKSIDQYDKYEYVKIS, translated from the coding sequence ATGGAAAAGTATGAAATCGAAGAACTTAAACAATTATTATGGAAACTTGAAAACGAAATCAGAGAAACAACAGCTTCTCTTCATAACATTAACAAAAGCATTGATCAATACGACAAATATGAATATGTGAAAATTTCTTAA
- a CDS encoding inner spore coat protein — translation MFYYVPYPALQVPAMSRAYRPRTPMTFPPVNAHSFQRAAKESARLVADASLITQQISSSLPFAQRIMEAAERSDSTSVIRMLKQIGVKSGIDIRFSPEGIRIYLSLTSSRLFLLLKWA, via the coding sequence GTGTTTTACTATGTTCCTTATCCTGCTTTGCAGGTTCCCGCAATGAGCCGCGCATACCGGCCGCGCACGCCAATGACTTTTCCTCCAGTAAATGCCCACTCATTTCAACGAGCCGCAAAGGAATCAGCGCGCCTCGTTGCTGATGCTTCACTCATTACACAGCAAATTTCCAGCTCCCTTCCGTTTGCACAGCGCATCATGGAGGCTGCTGAGCGCTCTGATTCGACCAGTGTCATCCGAATGCTAAAGCAAATCGGTGTAAAAAGCGGCATTGATATCCGCTTTAGTCCAGAAGGCATTCGAATCTACTTGTCTCTTACCTCCAGCAGACTTTTTCTCCTTTTAAAGTGGGCATGA
- a CDS encoding nicotinate phosphoribosyltransferase, with protein sequence MAETYWRDGIHEKKAVFELFFRKLPFDNGFAVFAGLEKAIEYLSDFSFTESDLAYLKDELGYKSDFIDYLNGLSFTGTLHSMREGEIVFANEPIMRIEATLVEAQLIETALLNIVNFQTLIATKAARIKGIIEDETALEFGTRRAHEMDAAMWGARAALIGGFQATSNVRAGKRFNIPVSGTHAHALVQAYRDEYTAFKKYAETHTDCVFLVDTYDTVRSGIPNAIKVAKEFGDKINFIGVRLDSGDLAYLSKKARTMLDEAGFHDAKVIASSDLDEYTIMNLKAQGAKIDVWGVGTKLITAFDQPALGAVYKLVSIEENGKMNDTIKISSNPEKVTTPGRKRVYRIINQLNHHSEGDYIALEEEDVHSEDKLKMFHPVHTFISKFVTNFVAKDLHVPIFEQGKLVYDNPDIQTIQAYVQDSLGLFWEEYKRISKPEEYPVDLSQKCWDNKMQLIHDVKNKIKKELYESE encoded by the coding sequence ATGGCAGAAACGTATTGGAGAGACGGCATTCATGAGAAGAAGGCAGTCTTTGAACTCTTCTTTAGAAAGCTTCCATTTGACAATGGCTTCGCTGTATTTGCTGGCTTAGAAAAAGCGATTGAATATTTATCGGACTTTTCCTTCACCGAAAGCGATCTGGCGTATTTAAAAGATGAACTCGGTTATAAAAGCGATTTCATAGACTATTTAAACGGATTGTCCTTTACAGGTACACTGCATTCAATGCGAGAAGGGGAAATTGTCTTTGCGAATGAACCCATTATGCGCATCGAGGCAACGCTTGTTGAAGCTCAGTTAATCGAAACAGCATTGCTCAATATCGTGAATTTCCAAACGCTGATTGCAACAAAAGCGGCTCGGATTAAAGGAATCATAGAAGATGAGACAGCATTAGAATTCGGAACAAGACGTGCGCATGAAATGGATGCGGCGATGTGGGGCGCAAGAGCGGCACTCATCGGCGGCTTTCAGGCGACAAGTAATGTTCGTGCTGGGAAACGCTTCAACATTCCAGTATCAGGAACACATGCCCACGCACTTGTACAAGCATACCGCGATGAATATACGGCATTTAAAAAGTATGCTGAAACACATACAGACTGCGTCTTTTTAGTCGATACGTATGATACTGTCAGATCAGGTATTCCGAATGCGATTAAGGTAGCGAAAGAATTTGGAGACAAAATCAATTTCATTGGTGTCAGACTTGACAGCGGAGACCTTGCATACTTGTCTAAAAAAGCTAGAACGATGCTGGATGAAGCAGGATTCCATGACGCAAAAGTCATTGCATCAAGCGACCTTGATGAATACACGATTATGAATTTAAAGGCACAGGGCGCCAAAATTGATGTGTGGGGGGTTGGGACAAAACTGATCACAGCATTCGATCAGCCAGCCCTCGGAGCAGTGTATAAACTGGTGTCTATTGAAGAAAACGGCAAAATGAATGACACCATCAAAATTTCATCGAACCCAGAGAAAGTGACAACACCAGGCCGTAAACGTGTGTACCGCATTATCAATCAATTGAACCATCATTCTGAGGGTGACTACATTGCGCTTGAAGAGGAAGATGTTCATAGTGAAGATAAACTAAAAATGTTCCATCCTGTGCATACATTCATTAGTAAGTTTGTTACAAATTTTGTGGCGAAAGATCTTCACGTTCCGATTTTTGAGCAAGGAAAACTTGTATATGACAATCCAGATATTCAAACGATTCAAGCCTACGTGCAGGACAGTCTTGGACTCTTCTGGGAGGAATACAAACGAATCAGCAAACCAGAAGAATATCCAGTCGATTTGAGTCAAAAATGCTGGGATAATAAAATGCAGCTTATCCATGATGTGAAAAATAAAATCAAAAAAGAGCTTTATGAAAGCGAATGA
- a CDS encoding cysteine hydrolase, whose protein sequence is MGKALICIDYTVDFVADDGKLTCGKPGQAIEPKITEITSSFIDEGHFVVFAVDHHEEEDPYHPETKLFPPHNIRGTEGIELYGQLSSLFHTSKHLKHVYYMEKTRYSAFAGTQLEMKLRERGITELHLAGVCTDICVLHTAVDAYNKGFELVIHQNAVASFNEAGHEWALSHFEQSLGAKVVK, encoded by the coding sequence ATGGGCAAAGCATTGATTTGTATTGATTATACAGTTGATTTTGTTGCAGACGATGGAAAACTGACATGCGGAAAGCCTGGACAGGCAATTGAGCCTAAGATCACAGAGATCACTTCATCATTTATTGATGAAGGACACTTTGTCGTCTTTGCTGTCGATCATCATGAAGAAGAGGACCCTTATCATCCAGAGACAAAGTTATTTCCGCCCCATAATATTCGCGGAACAGAGGGTATTGAACTTTATGGACAACTAAGTTCACTATTTCACACGTCAAAACATTTAAAACATGTTTACTATATGGAAAAAACAAGATACTCTGCTTTTGCAGGCACTCAATTAGAAATGAAACTGCGTGAGCGCGGCATCACGGAACTTCACTTAGCCGGCGTATGCACTGATATTTGTGTACTTCATACAGCTGTTGATGCGTACAATAAAGGCTTTGAACTTGTGATTCACCAAAATGCTGTAGCGAGTTTTAATGAAGCGGGGCACGAGTGGGCACTTTCTCACTTTGAGCAGTCGCTTGGTGCGAAAGTGGTTAAGTAA
- a CDS encoding YueI family protein: protein MKEESVDFYLQQGIFGHAETKPDERRMFLGSLRERALLALTKGQVSRNKPYQEVEQVLKTNRQASLLLNGELSYASYSQYVKMANAAGCSFKVVNHHEAHSPFGLVIEMPSAVNKEHIYIEDELFQKAFSHESVE from the coding sequence ATGAAAGAAGAATCCGTAGACTTTTATTTGCAGCAAGGGATATTTGGACATGCCGAAACAAAACCTGATGAACGAAGGATGTTTCTTGGTTCATTAAGGGAACGAGCGCTTCTCGCCCTGACAAAGGGACAGGTATCAAGAAATAAACCGTATCAAGAGGTGGAACAAGTATTGAAGACCAATCGACAGGCCTCACTTCTGTTAAATGGTGAACTGTCCTATGCTTCTTATTCTCAATATGTCAAAATGGCAAATGCCGCCGGATGTTCCTTTAAAGTGGTGAATCATCACGAAGCGCACTCTCCTTTTGGGCTTGTCATAGAGATGCCAAGTGCGGTCAATAAGGAGCACATCTATATAGAGGATGAGCTGTTTCAAAAAGCTTTTTCTCATGAATCTGTTGAATAG
- a CDS encoding YueH family protein, whose protein sequence is MKIRKAHITCGQPKTYNVYLHENKKEYKTLVAVPDIEWSISIAYEDEKKQLIHTLEQSLMERVETDEARDLALKIVHWVTEM, encoded by the coding sequence ATGAAAATTAGAAAAGCACACATCACATGCGGACAACCAAAGACCTACAATGTATATTTACATGAAAATAAAAAAGAATATAAAACGCTTGTTGCCGTACCTGACATTGAATGGAGTATTTCCATTGCGTATGAGGACGAAAAAAAGCAGCTCATCCATACGCTTGAACAATCCTTAATGGAAAGAGTAGAAACAGACGAAGCCCGTGACCTTGCACTCAAGATTGTACACTGGGTCACAGAAATGTAA
- a CDS encoding spore germination protein, whose protein sequence is MPAIVGPIHIESLEGNGAATFGDVLAIAPLAVNHSTGGAGAFNSGDYMSLASDPNATMLWDSTLFSQPQSFNA, encoded by the coding sequence ATGCCTGCAATCGTTGGACCTATTCATATTGAGTCGTTAGAAGGAAACGGTGCAGCTACTTTCGGTGATGTCCTGGCCATTGCTCCTTTGGCTGTAAACCACTCTACTGGCGGTGCGGGAGCTTTTAATTCAGGTGATTATATGTCACTTGCAAGTGATCCAAATGCCACGATGCTTTGGGACTCTACATTGTTTAGCCAGCCTCAATCATTTAACGCATAG
- a CDS encoding AI-2E family transporter: protein MLKSKVHFWTFQILLVLLIVYVSTKVSFLFQPIILFASTLFVPILLAGILFFIFNPIVRFLSKKIPRTLAILIIYLLFIGLIMFIVNAAGPIIVMQVSGLVKSFPGYVTDMQKFMNDFSHSKTFTWMMNQDFVSVSKFEQTIVSTLKDLPENIVSSMSAVFGVIANIALAVITVPFILFYMLKDGHKFPGKLVQFLPMPYRKEGLKIFKELNDTLAAYIQGQIVVCLFVGVACFIGYLLIGVKYALILGIIIAVTNVIPYLGPYLGAAPAVLIAFLDSPGKAVVTIIVILVVQQIDGNVISPLIIGKRLNTHPLTIILLLIGAGNFGGILGMIFAVPVYALLKAITLNIVRLVQLRQRSRREQHLNV, encoded by the coding sequence TTGTTAAAATCTAAAGTTCATTTTTGGACATTCCAAATATTACTTGTTTTACTCATTGTTTATGTATCAACAAAGGTTTCGTTTCTATTTCAGCCGATTATTTTATTTGCATCAACCTTGTTTGTCCCCATCTTGCTGGCTGGGATTCTCTTTTTCATCTTTAATCCAATTGTTCGATTTTTGTCTAAGAAAATTCCTAGGACACTCGCTATCCTGATCATTTATCTTTTGTTCATCGGACTCATCATGTTCATTGTTAATGCTGCGGGGCCGATTATTGTCATGCAGGTCAGTGGACTTGTCAAAAGCTTCCCTGGTTATGTAACGGATATGCAGAAATTTATGAACGATTTCTCGCATTCTAAAACATTTACTTGGATGATGAACCAAGATTTTGTCTCCGTCTCGAAGTTTGAACAGACAATTGTTTCGACATTAAAAGATTTGCCGGAAAATATTGTTTCAAGCATGTCTGCTGTGTTTGGCGTGATTGCCAATATTGCCTTAGCTGTGATCACAGTTCCGTTCATTTTGTTTTATATGCTGAAAGACGGACATAAGTTTCCAGGCAAACTCGTTCAATTTTTGCCAATGCCTTACCGTAAGGAAGGATTGAAAATCTTTAAAGAATTAAACGATACGCTTGCGGCTTACATACAAGGGCAGATTGTTGTCTGTTTATTTGTTGGAGTGGCTTGTTTTATCGGGTACTTATTAATTGGTGTGAAATATGCGCTCATTCTCGGTATTATCATTGCGGTCACAAATGTGATTCCGTACCTTGGACCATATCTTGGCGCGGCACCAGCAGTGCTTATTGCGTTTCTTGATTCACCAGGAAAAGCGGTGGTGACAATCATTGTCATTCTTGTCGTTCAGCAAATTGATGGAAATGTCATTTCTCCATTGATCATTGGGAAACGTCTCAACACACATCCTTTGACCATTATCCTGCTATTAATTGGGGCAGGAAACTTTGGCGGAATCCTTGGCATGATCTTTGCGGTCCCTGTCTATGCACTGCTCAAAGCCATCACCTTAAATATTGTCAGATTGGTGCAGCTGCGTCAGCGATCTCGCAGAGAACAGCATTTAAACGTCTAG
- a CDS encoding YuzF family protein has product MAQQGSPQLVSLVDPYVYQTLQKVIGMRLIVQTVKDTVRGKLKEVMPDHIVIEAGAKSVFYVRIQQIVSVMPDHSERV; this is encoded by the coding sequence ATGGCACAACAAGGAAGTCCGCAGCTTGTTTCATTAGTTGATCCATATGTTTATCAAACATTGCAGAAAGTGATCGGTATGAGATTAATTGTTCAAACAGTGAAAGATACGGTGCGTGGAAAATTGAAGGAAGTCATGCCAGATCATATTGTCATTGAGGCGGGGGCAAAATCCGTTTTTTATGTGCGAATCCAGCAAATTGTATCGGTGATGCCTGATCACAGTGAAAGAGTGTAA